In Oryza sativa Japonica Group chromosome 1, ASM3414082v1, the genomic stretch TCCAGGACACTCTATCATACGCTTTCTCAAAATCTAGTTTCCAAATGATCCCTTTATCGCTCCTAAGTTTTAACTCATGCAGCACCTCATGAACAATCACACATCCCTCCAAAATAAACCTTCCTGGAATGAAAGCTGTCTGTGTGGGTGAGATCACGGAGTTGGCCACCTCTGTGAATCTATTAGTAACCACTTTACTAATGAATTTAAAACAGTCATtcagcacacatatatgtctgaAGTGTCTAATGTCAGAAGGGTCACTTTTCTTGGGAATCAAAGATATCACACCAAAGTTCAATCTCTTTAGATCAAGTTCCCCATTGTAGAGGAGAATGAGCATCTCAAATAAGTCCTCTCTCACTTCAGCCCAAAAGGTTCTATAAAAGTGTACATTGAACCCATCAGGGCCAGGTGCAGTATTAGTCTTGGCTTCTCTGATCACTTTGTCCAGCTCTACTCTAGTAAAAGGTCTGATGAGATTTAGCTTCTCATCATTAGTAAGTGAAAAACTCTCCTCCCAAACCCCTTGAGATAAGTGTATGTTAGATGGAGTATCAGCTCTAAACAGCTCTTTATAGTAACCCACAATGTGATCAGAGAGTTCATCTTTATTAGTTATCAAGCGTCCATCCTCTTCTAATGAAACAATAGTGCATTTCCTTCTTCTACCATTAGCAACTCTGTGGAAAAATTCCGTGTTTCTATCTCCCTCCAGTAGCCATTGGCCTCCACCTCTTTTATGCCATAAGAGCTCCTCCAACTCATATATATGTTCAAGTTCAGTCTCTTTTGCATATCTCTCATTCCATTCTTCACATGACAAATCTCTTTGTTCAGCCTGCAAGTCCCATTCTTCTAACTGATTTTTCAGCACTACCTTCTTAATCCTAGCATCTCTTTGTACATTTATCCACCAGCCTTTTAAAAATCTCCTCAGAGGAACCAGTTTTTTGTTCCAGTATTCTAAAATGTAAGAGTCATCTCTGGGGGTCATCTTCAATCTCACCATCTCCACAAAGTTTTCTTGGATCAGCCATGCTGACTCAAATTTGAAATAACTACACCCCTTCACATCTAGCTCATTAGTATCTAAAAGGAGTGGGGTGTGATCAGAACCAACTCTCAAGATAGAGGAAAGAAGAGAGGTAGGGAACTTGTCATCCCAATCTGTGCTGACCAGTACTCTATCTAAGACCACTTGAACAGGAATCTCTTGTTTGTTAGTCCATGTAAATGTGGGACCACTTCTAAACAGCTCTCTTAATTCTAAGTTAGCAATGAAAGAATTAAACTTCTCCATGGACCTAAAATCTAAGTTATTGTTTGATTTCTCACTAGCAAATCTATACAAGTTAAAATCTCCTCCTACAACCACAGGGAGCTGTCTGAATTGTAAATGCCAATTTAACTCCTCTAGAAAACTCTCTCTCAAACTGTTGTCAACTGGACCATAAACAGAAATCACTTCCCAGGATTCATTATCTCTCTTGCATTTTATCTCACAACTCAGGAAATAAGCCCCTACATGTGTATTAGTAACCTCTGCAACCTCTTGATTAACTCCTATAAGAATACCTCCTGACGCCCCTCTGGATGCTTTCCAGCACCAAAAGAACTCTTTTGCCCCTTGGTAAGAATTCAGCTCTCTACTATTAAAACTCTCTTTCTTAGTCTCTTGTATGCAAACAATATCGAGACCCCTCTCATATATCAACTCTTTCAGCTGTCTTTTCCTAGGTTTGCCCCCTAACCTTCTTGCATTCCAAAAAAgaattttcattttttctttgtttttttggtACCATCTCTCTTCTTATGCGCAGGAACCTCATCAGGGTTCTCCTCTATTTGTGATATCTCTTTATTGACCATCTCCTCTAACTGTTTCTCTTTCAACTCTTTTTCCTCAGATTCTATTTTCCATCTGGCTGCAGCTAGAGAGGCCTGCACTAACTCCTTAGCTCTAAATGTCTCAATGTTAGAATTTATTTCAGCATCACTATTACCTAGATTAATATTAGCAGCTACCGCTATAGCATTCAACTCAGCTGCATCAATAAGTTGGAAAATTGCAAAAGGATTTGAGTTGTTACCTGGTGTCTCCAAGTTCGAGTCCGGCTCAGGTGCAGGGAACCCTGCACATAGTAATATACAGGCCAAATCAAATCGCGACACCTGTACACAAGGTAGGTCCACCCAATCAACCAAGTAACAATGTAAACGGAGGTTTAACCACGATCCCACAAAATCAGGTAACAGAACCATTCACCCGTTTAGTCCTCGTTAAACCTCCGTTGCATGCGTAATTAAGTAGGGCCACCCTGGACAGGTGTCGCGATTTGATTTGGCTTGTATATTACTATGTGCAGGGTTCCCTGCACCTGAGCCGGACTCTCCAAGTTCTTCTTCTGTGTTAGGATCTCAGCTCTCTTAGTGACTGGAATGGTTGCCATCTCTCTATTCCTGAGGCTCATCCTAGATGAGATTGCAGGTTCTGTTGATTTGCTCTTCCCTTTCTTTCTGTGTGAAACCTCTTGAAAACTGATTTCTTCCTCcttgtcttcttcctctcttagTCTTTCTATATCTGAATCAGTAGGTATTGCACATTTCTCCAACTCATCATCCCACAAAGCAGCATCAATCTTCCCAGAAAACTCCTTCTCTTGAGAGTGCAGAGGAGCAGATAGAGAGAAGTCAATTTCCTGGGATTCTTGTTCCATAGGGACTATCTCCATCTTTTTCTCCCACAACACCAGCTCAGTTGACTCTGTGTGCTTTGGTTCCTGCTGTAGTGACACtaactctttctttttttctttctccaaaACCAGTTCTGAGGATGAGATAGTAGAGGTTTTCTTAGAGGCAATCTTCTTGACATAACCACTCTTATATTCCTTGCCTTTGTAAGCAGGTGGCGCAGAGTGTCCACCCCTTGATGAAGCACCTGTATTCTGGTTCTGTCTACCTCTAGTAGGGCTTTGCATCTTGTAATCCTCATCAACATTCATGTCTTCATTGCCGTCATTCTCGTCTTTGTCATCTTTGTCATCGTCATCAGGGTGAATTGGTCTATTCTCAATAGACGAATACCCTTCTGGCTCCCATCTGATTAAGTATCCCACTTTGTTGATATAGACATGCATCCCGAAGTGTAATTCCCTAGGGTCCTTACAAGCAACTCTCACTCTGATTGGACCATCTCTTCTGATACTAGCACCATCTAGAGCTTCAAATTCCCCCACCAACTCAGCAATGGACTTAATAGCATCCTCATTCCTAGCAATCTTTGGTATGCCATATACTTTGACCCAAACAGCAACTAGCTCATCAACAGCCTCTTCTGTCATACCTGTCTCCACCACACTAGCCTTGATTAGAGAGGTCTCAAAATCAAAGCTCTTGCAAGTGGATATTTTACTTCTCACATCATCCGATGGAAAGTTGATTAAAAACTCTTTGTCATTAAGCTGCTTTACTTTCCATTCCCATTGCAACCCCACAACTTTCTTTAGTTCAACAAATAGCAGCTGAACATTTGGCTTTGGCCTGACATTTCCCGTGGAATGCAAGATTAACATCTAACTTCTGCTGTTTTTCATTCGCGTGCAGATCTTCGCATATGCAATGATGAGTGCTGGATCAGCAGCGGCGGCAGTCGCGAATCTGAACCGCACCGGCATCCGGCACACGGCGCTCCCCAACTTCTGCAAGCCACTGCCACGTTTCTGCGACTTGTCAGCGGCCTCCATCGCGTGTGCCTTTCTCAGTTGCATCTTCCTTGCGGCATCTGCTGTGATCGATGTCATCTGGCTGTCAAATATGTGAGAGTTTGAGAAGGTCGTAATTCCTTTTCCTTTGTGGAACCATCAGGGTGCAGGGTGCTGTATGTACTTGCACCGTGGGTATGTGAGATAATCAACTGAACCCAAAATGTGTTAGAACTTAGTAGAACATATGACGTTTGCTGCTTGTACAAAGGAATCCCCTCTCGCTGCAATGCACAACATTTCCTAGATGCAGAATGTGTAGTAGTTCATCAGATATCTGAATTGGTTGCCAGTGTCTACAACTCTACATCCACAGGAGTAATGTACTCCCCAAACTTGTCCAAATCTCACTAGCGACTCGCACCATCAGCAGCACACCTGCCAATTCTAAGTTCCAACCACCTCTTTTTCCGGTGATGCAGCGCCGCGACACGCGTCCCAAAGCCATCTCCCGGATCATTCTTGGGGGAAAAGCGGGATGAAGTCAATGTCGAcgtcgacgagctcctccgCAAGCGGTGACTTGCCGTGCTGCACACCGACTCGCTCGAGTCCTTATCGCCTTCGCTTCCGCTGCTCATTTTACTGCCTTGCTCTCGCGGTAATGCCTCCAGTTGTACTCgtgccctcctcttcctcccactCCTCCTCATCTGCCCTCTCGTCCACTCCACCGCTgctccccgctgccgccgcagatGCCGCCCAAGGTGgtcgccgtggccgccggcgaggcccacACGCTCGCCCTCACCGGTAACGGCGCTCGCTTTGCTCCCGGGGCGAATTATCGAGGCATCGGCGGGATTCGGGATCTGAGAGCGTGGCTTTTGTGGGTTTTGCTGGGCGTGCGTGCGTTGCAGGTGACGGTGAGGTGTACTCGTGGGGACGGGGCATGTTCGGCCGCCTCGGGACCGGGCGCGAGGCCGACGAGCACGTGCCCaccgtggtcgccgccggcgggaggCCGCGGCCCAGGTTCGTGGCCGTCGCATCCGGCGCCTACCACAGCCTTGCGCTGGACGGTTAGTGCTTTTGCTTTCATTCGCTTCGTGATAGCATTCTGTGCGGCTGTGTAGGCAACTGTAGTTTGAAAGTACTGAAGTAGTTGCAGAATTATGATTTGCGGTTTGTGGAGAGCGCCCACCCGAGTAACCGACTAGCCACTGGTAACTTGAATTTTAGTTTACTGAGTTGCTGTGGCCCAAATGCCCAATGCGTGCATAATTTTCTAGTGCAATCTACTGGTAGTTACTCTCTCTGAAATtaggttataaaacgttttgattttggtcaaagtcaaattaatttaagtttgactaggtttatagacaaatatagtaatgtttacaataccaaattagttttattaaatcaatatttgaatatattttcataataaatttgttttgggttaaaaatgctattatttttttctacaagcttagtcaaacttaaaacaatttgactttgaccaaagtcaaaacgtcttataacctgaaacggagagagtagattAGATTCACCGGTGCTGTACTTTGCGGCTCCTATGGTCCTGATCCCTGACGAGCATTTGGTATGTGGGGTTATTCCTGTACAATATGCACAGACCATGCGAACATTTCCGTTCCCTTGAATTTTTGTGCTGTTACTACGGGCCTTTTTGATATGGTATGAGTTTTCCCCTGAATTTGCTTGGAATGGTTGAACTGCTTAATAAGTGAAATCGACAAATTGTTCATTGCAAAGAACACTGTATTTTATTACGCTTTCCCATACTGTATAGCATTGAATTTGCCCAATCCCTTCGAGACTCATTATTTCACTAActtatataattgcttagcattTGGTGATGTAATGGCTGTGTGCATCCTTAGATGATGCAAAGGCTGGGAGCTTGTCACTTCCCTTATGGCCTTATCTAAAACAAACTAACATATAGCTCACATGTCGTTGTGACATCAATGGCAAATAATGGGCAAATGAATAGTTCAGTTTAGATCAAAGCAAAACTCTTACAAACAATGATCTCAACTGTTTGATTTAACTAGATGGAAGTTAAAGAAAATCTAGACATCAGTGTTACTAAGAGTTCAGtaagaaaaaataatacataattTTCCTTCAGGTTACTAGTTTTAACTGTAAATGGTTTCTTAGCCAAAATGTTAATCAAATGCGTTACCTATATGTAATTAATACATATAAGCTTTGTTCTGAATATTGTCCAACATTGCAGATGAAGGTTCGCTCTGGTCATGGGGTTACAACATCTGTATCCTTCACAAAGTTTATGTAATTTGAGCTTTGGCGACTTGAAACCATTCTACTAATATCCAAGTCAGCGCCTGTTATGTTCTTTCTTGACTATTTAACGGATGGTCAGCTTGGCTACGGGGAAGAGAATTCTCTTTTCCCATGTTTGGTTGAGCGTTTTCAAGATTTGGGTTCACCTGAAACGCTGCAGTCTGAAGCACAGAACAGTAGCACACAGTCTTCATTGAAGGTACAAATAGATCACCCTTTCTTATAAGAACAACCAAAGCTGCAAACTTGTAATACTACTTAAAAGTTCATCTTTGTGCTTAACCAATCCTGCTGTATGTTTTGTTGCAGTTGTCTTCTGTTAAAGCTGGGGGCATGATGTCATTTGCCATAGACACTCTGGGAGCTATGTGGATGTGGGGAAATTGCCCGCAGCAGACTGATGCTGGAGAGTTTTGTATAGCACCTAGCTGTGTCCCACTACCTGTGTGGGATTTCCATGGTCACACTGTTGTTAAGGTTGCCTGTGGTAATGAGCATGTCGTAGCTGCAGTCAGTGCTGGAGAGACCTATACAGGAGGTGACCTTGTTTGTTATGCCTGGGGCAATAACAACCATGGCCAGTTGGGTCTAGGTGACAAGGAAAGTAGATCCCGTCCTGTGCTTATCTCAGCTTTTAGCGAAGGATCTTCTTGGGAGGTGTATGAAATTGCCTGCGGAACTTGGCACACCGCTGTCCTTACCAATAAGAAGTCTTTCGACGTGGATCTTGAATCTCGTTGCTGGACGTTTGGCCTTGGTGATAATGGGCAGCTTGGCCATGGGACCACTGCCACCATTTGCTCTCCTCAACCTGTTGATGGCTTGCCAACTGGTTCCTTCCTTATTTCTCTTGATTGTGGATTGTTCCATACAACTGTAGTTTCTTCTGATGGAGAGGTTTGGTGCTGGGGAATGGAGAGAGGTCTTGGGTTGTGCCCTGATGCCAGCTTTTCAGGAGTTGATTCAGGGGATGCTCTACGCCCGATAAGAGTTCAGTCTCCTGAGACAAATGGGTTCAAATTTCTTGGTGCAGTGCAGGTCACTTGTGGAGCTGCTCACACTGTTCTTGTTGCTGGTGATGGGTATAGGATGTGGGCTTGGGGCAGAGGCCGCAGTGGTGTGCTTGGGAGAAACCAGACTGCTGACAGTTACATACCATGTGTTGTGATGTGGCCTCCTCTTGATGAGAACTTCCAAGAAATTCATGAGGATAGAGCACAGGCATCAACATCGGGAGTGAATGACCGGAATAGCGCTGAGTTGGAACAAAAGCTATCTGCTGCCTCAGAAGAGCTGGAGTTTCTTCGGTCAAAACTGACACTTATGGAGAGATATGCCAACATACTTCACATTTCAATATTTCGTAAACCTCTAGATGAACGAACACTTCCACGTTCCCTTCAAGAATCTCCTGTCTTTGATATTAGAAAGGAATTTGAGAACATCTTGGATACAGCAGGTACTGATGAACTCAATCGCCTGGAGATCTTCTACCGCAGCATGCTTTCTGGTGTGAAGGATAAGCTTTTGAAGAGAAGAGTCCAGGAAATGGTCCAAGAGTGCATTGTTTCGCTCTCTTCAGGGAGACAAACCCCATGAGGTCAGTAAATTAGATGATTAATCACCAAATTGTAATTCCTGTTGTGCAGCATCTATCAAATTTTGTgcattaaaattgtaataagcTCTGATGCTGCCAGCTTGTTGTTTTATCAAAGTTAAATTATAATACAAAATAATCTAACCATTTTGGTAAACTTATCAGTTATGGTCACTCCGTCATTATGTAGCCTTTCTTGTTTCCatgaaatatattatttatcCGTTGTCAAACATGTGCAATATGGTATGGTAGTGTAACAGCAGGAACTTATAAGGCTATCTCCAACAATGAAACCCAAAATACAAGACCCATTTCACGTTTGCATAGCGCTACAGTTAAAGAGTTCAATACCTATTTTTGGTCTTCTCTAACAATAAGACCTAAAAGAGAACCATTACTGCAAATAGATTTTCAGGAGAGAGGATACTCAGATTTAGGTTATGCCTCTTATAGCACGCAAAATGGGTCTTCTGTATAGGTACTCTGTTGGAGGCTAAAATAGTACTATCGGAGACCCATTTTGGGTTTAGGTGCCCTTATGGGTCACTTGTTGGAGACAGTCTAAGCCTAGATAAATCGGCAATGCTTTTCGATGTTAAATCTTCAAGTGAATCAATTCAGGCGTTCTCGACATGCAAATAAAACTTGGATTGGAAATTTCGTGCTATTGTAGATGCATGTTATTAacttttattcaaaattttccaTGTCTCAAGAGTGAGTTTTAGGTGCTTGGGTACTACTCTTTCCAAGTTAATAATACTTATTGTTTTGGACAAGACTAAGGCTAAATTTTAAAATCTTTCAATcacaaataatttataaaatatttgtcttaaaTCTAAAGATTATATGTATGGATTAGTCTACAAAATACTTAATAAaatgattgatatttttttaaaaccgtGTATACTTATCCAACACGACAAGTATTATTAACCTGGAGGGATCTGGAGTTATCCGGTAGAGCATCAGATATCCTCCCTAAGTAGtgctccatccgtcccaaaatataaacatttttagcatTGTGAcgagtcaaacatttttaactttaactattaatagcaaaaaaaagtaACAAATATCAATCATGTacaattgatgttactagatttattattaaacaaactatcataatatataattctttctatttaaaatatcttat encodes the following:
- the LOC112936589 gene encoding uncharacterized protein, which codes for MLILHSTGNVRPKPNVQLLFVELKKVVGLQWEWKVKQLNDKEFLINFPSDDVRSKISTCKSFDFETSLIKASVVETGMTEEAVDELVAVWVKVYGIPKIARNEDAIKSIAELVGEFEALDGASIRRDGPIRVRVACKDPRELHFGMHVYINKVGYLIRWEPEGYSSIENRPIHPDDDDKDDKDENDGNEDMNVDEDYKMQSPTRGRQNQNTGASSRGGHSAPPAYKGKEYKSGYVKKIASKKTSTISSSELVLEKEKKKELVSLQQEPKHTESTELVLWEKKMEIVPMEQESQEIDFSLSAPLHSQEKEFSGKIDAALWDDELEKCAIPTDSDIERLREEEDKEEEISFQEVSHRKKGKSKSTEPAISSRMSLRNREMATIPVTKRAEILTQKKNLESPAQVQGTLHIVIYKPNQIATPVQGGPT
- the LOC4324726 gene encoding ultraviolet-B receptor UVR8, with the protein product MPPKVVAVAAGEAHTLALTGDGEVYSWGRGMFGRLGTGREADEHVPTVVAAGGRPRPRFVAVASGAYHSLALDDEGSLWSWGYNIYGQLGYGEENSLFPCLVERFQDLGSPETLQSEAQNSSTQSSLKLSSVKAGGMMSFAIDTLGAMWMWGNCPQQTDAGEFCIAPSCVPLPVWDFHGHTVVKVACGNEHVVAAVSAGETYTGGDLVCYAWGNNNHGQLGLGDKESRSRPVLISAFSEGSSWEVYEIACGTWHTAVLTNKKSFDVDLESRCWTFGLGDNGQLGHGTTATICSPQPVDGLPTGSFLISLDCGLFHTTVVSSDGEVWCWGMERGLGLCPDASFSGVDSGDALRPIRVQSPETNGFKFLGAVQVTCGAAHTVLVAGDGYRMWAWGRGRSGVLGRNQTADSYIPCVVMWPPLDENFQEIHEDRAQASTSGVNDRNSAELEQKLSAASEELEFLRSKLTLMERYANILHISIFRKPLDERTLPRSLQESPVFDIRKEFENILDTAGTDELNRLEIFYRSMLSGVKDKLLKRRVQEMVQECIVSLSSGRQTP